The DNA segment aataTATTTGATCTAGGTTATGCTCCTTTAGAGCAGGGTTCTAAAACTGTGTAAAATTTCACAGTTTTGTACATTCTCctttcatattatttgatgGACTATATATGTTCTTGAACACTGCTTGAAGGGACAAAACCTTAATCAAACATAtccaaggggagataatcagaTTACTtactttaatattgaaatattttgtttaagttttgtAAAGCACAATTCCTCCAAAACTGTGAGAGTCATATTGATAAACCTTTACACAGTTTACATGAGGATGTATTATCCTTGCCCTACATGGTAAACAGAAAGCTGTTTCGAAGAggactgtaaaaaaatataattttcattttatgtaaatttttacagaTCTagtcttcctatatctattttatactttaaatatacTTAATTATATGACAGGAAAGGGCTATCAAACACATATTACCCTATTAAATAACTTGTACATTATTACTTACTTTCAGTCAAACTTCCATGTATTGTTACTGACTGGAATGAATGGTCTGCACCTGATGCAACTGGCTCTtcattcagatggagatttgTCACCAGACCATCAATTAATGGAGGACAGGAATGTCCAGATCTCATCCAGGGCAAGAAGGGTatgtttattatgaaaaaatattttctcaaaGTTATCAATCATTATTAATTCACtggttatatataatatatatatttaatataacatCTTAAAGTATGAAACTAATTTTGAAgtgaaaaatactgaaatcattCGGTTGAATTTGCTTAAAACATCGAGTTCTTTGCATATTTTTATGCGTCTTATGAAATGAGCGCTGTACTGATCAATACCAAATAAAAGAATTTTACAAGCATGGTACTTCTGCAAAATAATTTACTATCtatcaaaattgtttatcttGACATTACAGTACCACTGCCACTTATTGTTGGTCCATGGAACACATGGTCTGCTTCTGATGCCACAGGAACCTCTTTCAGATGGAGATATGTGTTGAGACCAGCAATCAACAAAGATGAACCAATTCCAGAACTCATTGAAGCTAGAAAAGGTAAAGAAACCTAGTAATCACcatttgttttactttgaatTATAGAGAGAGAGAGTTTTCACATACTAAGCATTTTTGTGACTGCATCTTACGATCCTTTACGACAGATAATTTAGCTAATCAGCAATTAATTCCATcttcatgcctaatatatcatgttCTGAATTACAACTCTAGATTCCACTGAAGTGGAAAGGTAACACTAGGCCACtggatacaaagatttttctaGCCTAAGTTCAGTTTAAATCAGCTGTATTTATAACAATAGCATTACGTGTTACAGTACTAAAAATTTTCACAAGACacattttttcataatatttgcaattgttttTTTGCAGTCAAATTGCCATGTATTGTAACTGACTGGAATGAATGGTCTGCACCTGATGCTACAGGCTCTtcattcagatggagatttgTCACTAGACCATCAATTAACGGTGGAGCTGAATGTCCAGACCTTATCCAGGGCAAACGAAGTATgcttatttgaaatttaactgtgttaataattggttaaaagatagaaaaaacATTACCATAAAACCTGATCTCCAAGGTTAGTTGAGAAAAAACCTGGTACATTTAGTCAAAAAAAGTTTTTGCAAAAGCAATGTTGTCTTCAACCATGTACAAGCAAACAATATTTCTCATAAACTTTGAAATGGAAGTTTTAAAATAGTTCATGTTTcattataacttataaataaatgtttctcTTTTTCAGTTCCACTGCCATGTCTTGTCAGTGAATGGGTTGAATGGACTGCACCTGATGCTACAGGAACTACCTTCAGATACAGATTCGTCACCAGACCACCAATCAACATGAAGGGAGAATGTCCACCACTTATCCAGGGCAAGAAGAGTAAGTACactcttatttttaatttaaatttaaatgaagtGTTGTTGAAATTTCATTTACCTTACAGCAATTAATTATGCTTCTTTGCCTAATGaccaaaaaaatgtcatttcaagaTATTGATAAATAACTAATATTTTACACCCAAAAAATTGCTTGAATGTCTCACCTCAACCaatacaatttttgttataacaaaatggatacAGATTTAAGTTACATaccattttgaatttaaagttACTGGttaaaaaagggagataattcaaattaatttgCTCATTCCAGTTCCACTGCCATGCTTGGTTTCTGATTGGACCACCTGGTCTGCACCAGATTCAACAGGAACATCATTCAGTTATAGAATGGTAACCAGACCAGCAATTAATGGAGGAAAAGAATGTCCAGAACTCATCAGATCTAAGAAAAGTAAGATTTGTTTCTAAAAAGAATTGAAATTTCAGTTGAATTAAACTGCATTTGATCCAGTTACCATTTAAGTTATTTGAGTAAGTTATTTCATGTTATCCAGACTCTGATCATTTCTTCTTACTCCTCAATTATGTGTGCTTAGCAAAGAAGCAGCAAATTTTAAAGTCTTCAGTATGAATGACTATGGAACAAACCAGTGACTTAATTCCTACACCTGAGGTAAACAAACCACAATTCAGACACCATTGAAAATTCTTATTGTATCATTGAAGCCATTCTGACATAtacttaaaacatttgttttatctttcagTACCACTGCCATGTCTTGTCTCTGATTGGACTGAATGGTCAGGTCTTGATGCCACTGGAACTTCATTCAGATACAGAATGGTAACCAGGCCACCAATCAACATGGATGGAGAATGTCCACCATTGATTCAAGCCAAGAAAGGTATGTTGTtagttaaggtctttcctttttctataaggaaagaccttactgtatttcttctgattattattattattattattattattctttccGCCAAACTTTAACGAAATTTCCCAAAAAAAGTACGCGACATGTTGAAATGATATTAGGTATTTAGTATCGGTTGACCAAAAGCTATCTTGTGGTGAGGGCACGACCCCgtaacatttcttttataggagttatctcccctaacaccaaaaaccttgttatcatTCTAACTCCATAAccataataggtagaaaaaaaaacaaagggtggAATTTGTTCAGGAACAGACCCTTGTGCTTCGTTACAGACttattggtagggttatgcccctttgaaaattaacaaatttcgGTTGGCCACTGAAACTCAGAAACTGTAAATTGTAGCCACCTAGGATCATCACCAATGATCattaattgacatggacatgAAAATTGAcctaaggtcaaaggtcaaggtcatgacCTAGATTTTGACCTTAGCTTGTTATCGGATTTCCTAAATAACCGTAAAAGATGGCTGATAAAATGTAACGGAGGAAATGTGTGTCTTGTTGAGATCTACATTTGTTATGTTGGGTTTAAAATCATTGGACCAACTGTTATGGAACTAGGGCACCAAAACTGTTTTTGGGGTCCGAAATGATGATTGTTTGCTTATAACCCAAAAGTGGTTAGAGATAGAAAGAAACTTTGAATTGCAATAATGATCAGCATAATAAGATCTACAAagttaggtcaaggtcagaggtCAAGTCCCTAGCAACGACATGAAACACCTTagcaaccatatatttttgaacttAGAAGGCtatggataatataaatatgaaatttttaatactggaaatgacatttttgtccCTAGCAACGACATATAAGTCCTTAACAatcacttatttttttcaactttaaatactatgaatagtacatatgacatttttaatactaacagtaatatttttatccttatgaatgatttttgtccttagcaaccactTGTTATGAACATAAAAGTCcttagaaaccatatattttttaactaagaaggcaattaataaaagaaaaaaggaaagacctatcaattgttcatgaacaattgacttttaattttttctttttatttatgaatttctgaaaaaatataaaaccgGCTTATAATTTGTTAATATCAGACATTCTACAGTTGCATGGGAGTGTGGTTTTTGGAAAAGTTGGAAATATTATGTGGTAAATGGCTTCTATGCTCTACTTTTATTGAAGActtcatgattttatttttgtattatttttgcaGAACCACTGCCATGTCTGGTTTCTGACTGGACCGCATGGACCTCACCAGACTCAACCGGAACTTCATACAGTATCAGAATGGTAACTAGACCAGCAATCAACGGCGGAAAAGAATGTCCAGAACTCATCAGATCTAAGAAATGTTAGTTTTTAtattcaagttttaaatttcAGGCATTACTACTAATGTTCACAATAAAATTTCCACCAACCACAAAATTTAGTACCAACCAAAAGTATATCTCTATTGAGTCTGCATGTGTTAAAGTTATTAGTAATTACACAAAATTAATAtctataattcaaaaatttcttCACAAAGATGAAACTCTATACCCACAAAGAACAGTACACCCAGAAAAATCTTAAATCTATCTTGTGTATCATATTACCAATCAAACTATGAGGGGcctcttttatgtttttttattgttttacagtaAGTCTACCATGTATTGTAAGTGATTGGACCGCATGGAGTGCACCTGATACCACAGGAACAATCTATAGATTCAGAATGATGACCAGACCATCACTCAATGGTGGTGCTGAATGTCCAGACTTGTTACAATCCAAGAAAggtatgattttaaaaaaggcTACTGCGCCAGACCCTCATGGGTagtcaaagttattaaaaataaattgtggtttgaaaaaatgttcaatacatttgtaaacCAAATTTTACTTTCTTGTGATAGAAACtagtaaaaacatttattattgaaTATTATAGCTCTAAAAATTGCCTGTTTGTATGGTTTTTGTAAGAAATTTcgatttttgttgatatttgatcATCtaatgtatgtattatataaaatgggTAATTCTTTGagcatttaaaattgttttttcccCCTGTACATATGAAATCAaggaaaaattggtatccaacaaaaaaaaagtgaattctCTGTgcctgtttttctttaaattaagaCTCTTTCTGATTGgatggtttttaattttaaagtacaaCTACCATGTATTGTAACTGACTGGAACGTATGGACTGCTGTTGATGCCACTGGAGTCTcctacagatacagatacattGTCCGACCATCACTTAATGGTGGCGCTGAATGTCCACCACTTATACAGTCCAAGAAAGGTGAGAGTTGTTTCACAAATGATTGTGTCTGTACATGGAAAGAGGTACAAGGTGGTTGTCAGAATAATGTGTCTTAGTTGGGTGACTTGTCTCCTTTTGCAATGTTACCATGGGAAGTAGCAAGGGGTTTGGGGCACTAAATCTTTACTATATATATGCCGGAGCCTTCTAATACTTcatgtttaagaaatttaaaagttttcttttcatagcaaatcgattttttttgtctacCTGACACATTTCATTGCTATACTTTTGTTTTGAGAGCACGGATACAATGTTTGCAGAAATATAATGAGTTAATTTGACTAACATCTGGTTCACCTTGTCAACACAAAACTGCTACAATTCCCTaaaatccttatttttacaatttttcttcttttagtACCACTACCATGTATTGTTAGTGAATGGACCGCATGGACATTACCAGACCAAACTGGAACAAGATATAGGTACAGAATGATGCAGAGACCACCACTTAATGGAGGAAAAGAATGTCCAGATCTTGTACAAATGCAGAAaggtagatatatatatatataaagaggaCAGATTATAAATAATTCATGCTTCATGAAAATACAGTGACAATTTTCTTAAAGTGTGCACAGTATCAGCACTTCCTTTCTTATATACCGTAGTTTTGATCAGATTGCTTTTATAGGTTTTTTGGTAAAAAGTTATAGATTTTGTCTTTTCTGCATATGGAAAAGTTTGTCAATTCAAAATGTCATTACGTTTACATGCAAATTAGATAAAAACCTTGACAACAGTTGCTTCATTACTCTAcagttttgttatttcattattattttatgcagaatggatttttttacttccagtATTTAGCTTTAATAACACAGACAGAGGTAGAGAGTTGGAAAAATATACTCATGTCAAAAATAAccttgattgtttttatttttgcagtACCACTTCCATGTATTGTAAGTGACTGGACCGAATGGAGTGCACCAGATGCAACTGGAACCTCATACAGAAATAGAATGGTACTCAGACCTCCACTTAATGTTGATGGAGAATGTCCACCACTTCTTCAATCCAGAAAGAGTAAGCctcattttatataaagaaagattttcacaaattttaatACATTACCCTAAGttctgtttatttcaaattgaactcatattttgtggaatccattttATATGAAAACACATTATGTAGTTATCATCCCAGTCTTGACAGTGAAAAATATATGGTCAGATCAATTCATATGAATTTGTACTATGCATgctttttcaattgaaattgtGACATCACAATGCATTCTTTATTGCACAAAAACACATAAGACAAGGATAccccttttaaaataatgatatttggttaaacatgtattatacatgcattgaagacctgttggtgaccttctgctgttggttttttatttggtcgggttgttgtctctttgacacattccccatttccattctcaattttattaggtTTAATTATTAAGATATGAAAAGCTGCAAAATACAGTTTTTATCTTCTATTGGTAAGATTTGTcacaatttattcatttatatcaaagtatattattcatgggttttttttaaagttaaaaattcACTGACATGTATGTAAGAAATCATGTGcaattgtttctttttcagTCAAACTCCCATGTCTTGTTTCTGAATGGACCGAATGGTCTAAACCAGATCCACAAGGAACCAGAACCAGAACTAGAGGTGTAGTAAGACCAGCATTGAATGGCGGACAAGAATGTCCAGAATTGATCCAGAGAGACAAAGGTTACTAAGGAGTCATTGTTAACTTTTAGTGTAAACTGTGTTTGATATAATGTTGATTTTCAGGgaatataattatcataatatacagatgggaaaaaaactgaattttcaCAGCAGATTCAAAGAAActtaaaatgtgtataaaaatTCATGATTTTACTTGATTTTTACTTATTTGGTTAAATAAGCTTTTGCGACAATACAATTCTGCTACATTCATTATTATTCTGctgattcattattattctgctgattcattattatttgttagatACTTATTTTCTTGTCATCATTATTTTAGAACTAAAAGGTAATAAAATACAAGTATACAACAAACTTTTACATCTTTTATAGTTGAGGTAGTCTGTGTAGTATCTGAATGGGGCGTATGGAATTATGCCAACTCTGATGGAATTAGTAAACGAGAGAGAACTGTGATAATACAACCACAAAATGGTGCTGGCAATTGTCCACCATTAGAAGAAACAAGAAAGGGTTAGTATTAGAAACATGCTTACTGTTTTTGGACAAAAAACACCTTCACaacttttttgtattgttttgaagACCTGGTACGGAACTTGATAATAGGTTGTACAGCTAAATTGTTTTAGTGTGTACCTAATGCAGTAAACTTAAGTTTGCTTATTGAACCATGAGTTCTCCATTAgctattgtaaatataaaataccaGTTAACTTTTTGGTACCTATCCAAAGATTTTATAAGCGAGTagtaaaagatataaacaatatggATATTATGGTTCACCTTGCCAGTTTAGTGGAATATAATCCTTAATCCTTGGATACTTATAAGAATTGTTTGAGGATTTCTTGAGTAGTGGTGAAccacaatttcaaatatttcaaatttttaacaaaaagctTATTTCCTACAGGCTGgtatgcacaaaaaaaaaaccaagtatCCACAAAATCACACTATTTCTattaaatacatgaaaatttGTATCAAGAAAAAGTACTATTCAAAGGTAAATGAATATTGATTTGGGGTATAAATTAACAGACAGCAACACAACAAGAAAATAACCATAAGATATCTACTAAAAAGGCAACAAACCGTCTTCAACCAACATGCCAATATATAATTATGGCCCTTAATTTTCAGTATCTCGAGACTGTGTTGTAACAGAATGGACTTTTTGGACTGCACCAAACCAAGGTGGCAGATCAGAGAGAACAAGAGATGTACAGGTTGCACCACTTCATGGTGGAAAACAATGTCCTCCACTCAAAGAAACTAGACGAGGTAAATAAGACAGAAAAATTTCAGTTCTACTAGCAACAAAGTTAATTTAGAGCATTATTATGCCTGTCCAATACATTTATATGAATATGTGTATGAAAAAAGACTAATAGACTTGGTTTTCAAGAGTTTACAGAGTAATGAGATTGTGGCTAGGCAAAGGGGGCATCCAGTTTTTCCATTGTCAGTCTCTTTGTATGTACATACATACATTGTCCCAAATTGGTTTCTATTCTCTTGACTTTAATTTGCCTTACAAATGTTATGAAtcttattacaataaaaaaaacattcaaatttggATGTTGTCACTTTTACAGTCTTTAGATAAGTCCCTTTATAATGGTAGTTGCAATTGGGGACATCATCTGTGTCATTCTCCacttattttttaattgctCATATTCATAAGTAAACCAGAAGTTTAAAAAGTTTGGTTGGTTAGACGAAAAGATTActtctaaaaaatatattctgaaGAAAAAGTCCTTTGGAAGtttggtattaattattttcacTTCTTACAACCTGATATTGGCTTTGTTGCAGTTGATACACCTTGTGTTGTAAGTGAATGGTCATACTGGTCCACACCAGACTCTAATGGAGTTTCAAAAAGAACAAGAGAAGTCCTAAGAGCAACTGTTGGTGAAGGTCAAGGTTGTCCAGATCTCCAAGAAACAAAACAAGGTAAAATGAACTTTTGACTATATATGAGTACTGAActgaaatttatttctttacttAATAACTGCCTGTAAGCTGACGAGAAGGATTGAGAGAAAGACTAACTATTAGCCAATAATGGGGGGAAATCCTAAAATTGCCTTAATTAACAGATGGATAAGTGGAGGgtacaaaaattgaatcaatttttagataattgGTAAGTCAAAATTCAAGTGgggaaatttttaatattttttaaatttgctggAAAGTGCCATCAAGCaatcatttaaaaagatttCTATATTTTGTAGTTGATCAACCATGTATTGTAAGTGAATGGTCATACTGGTCAACACCAAACAATAATGGAATTTCACAAAGAACAAGAACTGTCCTCCGTCCAGCTGTCGGTAATGGTAAACCATGTCCAGAACTTGAAGAAACAAAGGAGGGTAAGTTAAAACTTTCAGTAAGATGTTTCACAGAAGCCTTCAGGAAGTCTAGTGGTTGTCATTGATTGCCATCTGTCATGAATATTTTTGTCCCATGTCAATGTGAtctgttagtttattttctgtTGTATTCACATTCACATCTTTTAACTGGtgcttttaaagaaaatatatataatataatttttttttacagcaacATAGGTCCTCCACTATTTAGTATACTTGACTTAATTTGGGGGACTAAAAGTAAGGtataaagaaaatcaagaattcAAAAAGATGGATCTGCAAGTTATTACATCCTTCACTCTTGGTAGCATTACAAAAAGAGACTGATACATATTAAATTTACATTCATAACAAAAAGTTCTGGAATAAACAAACTCTGCATAATCAGATATACAACTTACATGTCATTGtccatcataccacatttccttatttttttttactagatCAAGTTTATAATACATATGTAAGTAGCAGGTGCTTAAACTTATGAACCATGCTGAAAGGATGCATTCCTTTATAAAAAGACATAATATTACAAGAAACAAGtaaattgtgaatttttttttaaaaaggcttTGCTCAATGATCCATTCAGGAATGGTTTtgcattaaaatgttttatatttcttgaggaaatatctttttcatgGTTTACTCCTGGTTTGCCCACTTTTAATTCTACCAATTATCTAttagtaaagaaaacaaaaaagacaaaaggttTAATGAGCATACAAAAGTATAGTCTGTTCCAACTTAGGTATATAGTTTGTAAGTGTTTTCCATATATTcaggttggtttttttttcagtgtatagaaaaattatttacaaaaatcaaatattttctcaagaatttaatataaattcattcaacatacatacatgtacacaacaAATAACACGAAAAAATGATATTCAGTTACGAAAGTGTCTTAATAGTTCATTAGTTTTTGATAGTTCATTagtttttgaatgattttcatgataaaaattagatctcttttattgcaaacatatttcaataaatgCATAACATGaggaaatatgtaaaatgaggATAAATACaatcttttataaatacatCAAAAGTCACAATAAACTATATTTACAAAgtcaaaatttacaatatttcacTTCATTGTTCAGTTCAAATGGAGAAGATAGGATGCTGTGTCAGAGTAAACTACCAAGTCTTGTTGGCATCGGTCTTTCGGTAGTTGGAGTCTTGTGTCTTTTACTCTTTATCGTCGTCATACTGGATAATGTTGCATTTGTGAGTGCCTGTGTCTTCCTTCAGTACCTTGCCGATCTCGTAGGTGTTTCGGCGGGCATGTTTGAGTCTCTTCTTAAGTTTGTTGTGCCATGGCATCCTTCCAGGTGATTTGTGGTGCGGGGTCCTTCTGTGTAATAGTGATTCCATAGAAAGCGGTAGCTTTCAACACAGAACTCTGTCATAATTATATTCTGTAAATGAAATTGTAGCGgttttgtttttagtttctCCAATGTCTTCTAAAGTGCTCAGCCAAACATCCTCAACAAGGTGGGCGGAACAAGAAGTAGTACTGAAGCTTGTCGTATCAGTTGAGTAATgtcttcattttctttatacaGGACTGTAGTCCATTTTTCTGTGCCTATCGCAAAATGCACTGGGTGAAGTGGAAGTAGAAGCATTTCTCATTTACTCTTGGCCACACTGTCCATGCTGCATTGTTGGTTGTCTCATAGTCATTAAATAGTCTTTCTGGTTGAAGTTCTAACTGGCGTTCTTAGcaatcatgattattttttgaaagctcttttattgttgttggtttttttttttaaagaaaatgctaGCTTGGATGCAGATTACTGTTCAAATTGTGTCATATTCATAGCTTGGCTACTGAACAGTTCCATTTATATTCTAGTTGTTAgaattaatttgatattttttatatttaattattagagctgtgtattttattaaaattctaagAATAAAGTTGAATAAACTTTTAAGTCAAAGATATTCAAATGAGATTTGGTCTAATAAATCtgtagtttcatttttttactttttacttttttttcagaatataccaataattaaaattatttgttgataaattggaataataataaattttaagtgcacattttttcctttttttttataaatacaaatacattttcctgtcaaagaaatataaaatatagaaaagtttTGCACATTTTCCTTGATTTGATAGCAGaatataatattcttttaaaaatttacaggtaaaataaaaggtaaaaaatatgactataattcagatataaactataattgttaaaacaacaattccctctatgtttacatatacatgtaattaaaagtgGGCAAACCAGGATGACACCCTTTTTCATATGGCTTTGTTCAATTAACCAAGTCAGAAAATTACTAATTGATTTTGAGGTATTGAATTTTTCGAGGCATTATTCTTTGTAATGACAGATGTTTCAATTCTAAATTAACCTGCTGTACATttctggaataaaaaaaaacatccacTCTTTGTTATCACTATGATTGTGCCTCTAGGTcacttatattttttcaaatgtttatctTTAGTTGGAATTGACTGTGTAATGGGTCAATGGACAAATTGGTCAGAGATGATTGAAGGAGGTCTAGTAACAAGATCTAGAAGAATAATGAAGAAAGGAAACCAATATGGAGAACCATGTGGAGAAACTGCAGAATCCAAAAAACGTATGTATTAATCAACCATAGGAAAATTTATTTACTAAAACAAATTTGAGTTTTATGATATTTGCCACACAGTaacaaatcaaaaaaatatcattaaatgtGAGACATAATTAGTATTTCAACCACtttcatataattatttatatattactgATAATAGTATTAAAGAGAGGATGAAGATTTAAATcaagtataaaacataaactttacgcatggaaaaaaatgttcttttacAATGGGCACAATACATGAGTTAATCAATTTGCTTTGTCAGTCAATTTGTATCCTCAAAAGCTGTTTAAG comes from the Mytilus trossulus isolate FHL-02 chromosome 3, PNRI_Mtr1.1.1.hap1, whole genome shotgun sequence genome and includes:
- the LOC134710563 gene encoding thrombospondin type-1 domain-containing protein 7A-like isoform X4, whose translation is MVSEWNEWTAPDATGTTFRYRSVTRPPINMDGECPPLIQAKKVKLPCIVSDWSTWSSPDATGSSFRWRFVTRPSINGGQECPDLIQGRKVPLPLIVSDWNTWSAADATGSSFRWRFVTRPAINKDEPIPELIEAKKIPLPCMVSDWNEWSAPDATGTSFRYRSVTRPPINMDGECPPLIQAKKVKLPCIVTDWNEWSAPDATGSSFRWRFVTRPSINGGQECPDLIQGKKVPLPLIVGPWNTWSASDATGTSFRWRYVLRPAINKDEPIPELIEARKVKLPCIVTDWNEWSAPDATGSSFRWRFVTRPSINGGAECPDLIQGKRIPLPCLVSEWVEWTAPDATGTTFRYRFVTRPPINMKGECPPLIQGKKIPLPCLVSDWTTWSAPDSTGTSFSYRMVTRPAINGGKECPELIRSKKIPLPCLVSDWTEWSGLDATGTSFRYRMVTRPPINMDGECPPLIQAKKEPLPCLVSDWTAWTSPDSTGTSYSIRMVTRPAINGGKECPELIRSKKLSLPCIVSDWTAWSAPDTTGTIYRFRMMTRPSLNGGAECPDLLQSKKVQLPCIVTDWNVWTAVDATGVSYRYRYIVRPSLNGGAECPPLIQSKKVPLPCIVSEWTAWTLPDQTGTRYRYRMMQRPPLNGGKECPDLVQMQKVPLPCIVSDWTEWSAPDATGTSYRNRMVLRPPLNVDGECPPLLQSRKIKLPCLVSEWTEWSKPDPQGTRTRTRGVVRPALNGGQECPELIQRDKVEVVCVVSEWGVWNYANSDGISKRERTVIIQPQNGAGNCPPLEETRKVSRDCVVTEWTFWTAPNQGGRSERTRDVQVAPLHGGKQCPPLKETRRVDTPCVVSEWSYWSTPDSNGVSKRTREVLRATVGEGQGCPDLQETKQVDQPCIVSEWSYWSTPNNNGISQRTRTVLRPAVGNGKPCPELEETKEVGIDCVMGQWTNWSEMIEGGLVTRSRRIMKKGNQYGEPCGETAESKKLKIDCVVLEWGAWTVNSITGTSTRRRAIKQVELNGGKPCPKTFETEEVEIDCEVGNWGSWGAAHPKTGMSERTRKVIKNPKNGGKDCPELIERKRVKIDCRVGHWEEWSEPFGFGTRTRRRQVTQPPANGGDRCPDLEQEAPAEITPEKTAEHIIKHFIRGYNGSRDIMVIVDSSGSIGLNYFKKSLEDLYNLLSYMCPSPEPYQPRQGQGYNQLGMIQFSTDVQDIFHFGEHKKLADIKNAITSTPYMGATTCTSKALEHVANNHMPKARPGVKKQILLLTDGLYNCNKKEVTERFAKDLQKMGEVYGMMIGIQGQQGKDLLSGLVSQPLKDHLYSSRDYREFSDLVRIIKNILISTGMKCTSFN
- the LOC134710563 gene encoding thrombospondin type-1 domain-containing protein 7B-like isoform X6; amino-acid sequence: MVSEWNEWTAPDATGTTFRYRSVTRPPINMDGECPPLIQAKKVKLPCIVTDWNEWSAPDATGSSFRWRFVTRPSINGGQECPDLIQGKKVPLPLIVGPWNTWSASDATGTSFRWRYVLRPAINKDEPIPELIEARKVKLPCIVTDWNEWSAPDATGSSFRWRFVTRPSINGGAECPDLIQGKRIPLPCLVSEWVEWTAPDATGTTFRYRFVTRPPINMKGECPPLIQGKKIPLPCLVSDWTTWSAPDSTGTSFSYRMVTRPAINGGKECPELIRSKKIPLPCLVSDWTEWSGLDATGTSFRYRMVTRPPINMDGECPPLIQAKKEPLPCLVSDWTAWTSPDSTGTSYSIRMVTRPAINGGKECPELIRSKKLSLPCIVSDWTAWSAPDTTGTIYRFRMMTRPSLNGGAECPDLLQSKKVQLPCIVTDWNVWTAVDATGVSYRYRYIVRPSLNGGAECPPLIQSKKVPLPCIVSEWTAWTLPDQTGTRYRYRMMQRPPLNGGKECPDLVQMQKVPLPCIVSDWTEWSAPDATGTSYRNRMVLRPPLNVDGECPPLLQSRKIKLPCLVSEWTEWSKPDPQGTRTRTRGVVRPALNGGQECPELIQRDKVEVVCVVSEWGVWNYANSDGISKRERTVIIQPQNGAGNCPPLEETRKVSRDCVVTEWTFWTAPNQGGRSERTRDVQVAPLHGGKQCPPLKETRRVDTPCVVSEWSYWSTPDSNGVSKRTREVLRATVGEGQGCPDLQETKQVDQPCIVSEWSYWSTPNNNGISQRTRTVLRPAVGNGKPCPELEETKEVGIDCVMGQWTNWSEMIEGGLVTRSRRIMKKGNQYGEPCGETAESKKLKIDCVVLEWGAWTVNSITGTSTRRRAIKQVELNGGKPCPKTFETEEVEIDCEVGNWGSWGAAHPKTGMSERTRKVIKNPKNGGKDCPELIERKRVKIDCRVGHWEEWSEPFGFGTRTRRRQVTQPPANGGDRCPDLEQEAPAEITPEKTAEHIIKHFIRGYNGSRDIMVIVDSSGSIGLNYFKKSLEDLYNLLSYMCPSPEPYQPRQGQGYNQLGMIQFSTDVQDIFHFGEHKKLADIKNAITSTPYMGATTCTSKALEHVANNHMPKARPGVKKQILLLTDGLYNCNKKEVTERFAKDLQKMGEVYGMMIGIQGQQGKDLLSGLVSQPLKDHLYSSRDYREFSDLVRIIKNILISTGMKCTSFN